Below is a genomic region from Eupeodes corollae chromosome 1, idEupCoro1.1, whole genome shotgun sequence.
gggagaaggcacaacgtcgaacggctacaatcgccagagatcgccaaaaccttttcgaccgagttacaagtaacctttctCGAAGTCCTCTATTGCCagcacaatgtatcgaaaaccagtggcagcattgccaagatgcaatcagagaagccgcctctgatgtgctgggctTCAAGCatccaccaacaaggaacccctggtttgatgaggaatgtcggcaggcaaatgcagccaaacaacaggcacgcaaagcggcgctgcataaaaggacgagagctgctcatgagctctatgagcagaagaggcgagaggaactccgacttctcagaaggaaaaagagagggcatgagaagcgtgcggtttaaaagcaggaatgaagttcgaaagttttatgaacaggtaaaacgaaattcagaGGAACATAAacttagaaccgaaggctgaaaagacgaaagtggaaacaacatagtggaaccgcagtcaatgctgaggatatggaaggaccacttcttcGACGACGAACCGGATTCCGTCAGGCAGGATtatctattcaacatagacgacgaaagccaacaatcccgtcgtcccgacttagacgaagtaaagattgccatatctaagctgaagtctaataaagccgctggagcggatggcttgaatgccgagctctttaaagcagctggcgataagttggttaggagcatgcaccaagatatggtcggaagaaagcattcccgatgAATGCTACACTGCACcgactatagaggaatcagtctacttaacatcgcctataaaatcttctctgccgtaatatgtgaacgtctaaagcccatcgtcaacaaccggATAGGTCCTTatgagtgtggttttagaccaggaaagtccacagttgatgaaatattcacattacggcagatcctggaaaaaacccaagaacaccaaatcgacacccaccatcttttcatcgatttcaaggccgcttatgacagcatctacagggacgagctgtatagagccatgtctagttttggcatccctgccaaactcgtccgtttgtgcaggatgaccatggagaattcacgctgcttcataaaggttggaaacaacttaacagaacctttcgatgtcaaaaaaggttttagacaaggtgatgcgctgtcatgcgaaagaggcactatctttcaaaagtctgtctaattactggcttatgctgatgacattgacataatcggaagaactcagcgtgatgtcaatggggcttttgtgagtattgaggcagaggcgacaaaaatgggtttaacggttaatgaaggcaaaacaaagtacatgctgtcgtctagaaaggacatacaacaccgacgtcttggtcaaaacgtcacaatcgacagacgtaactttgaggtagtcaaggacttcgtctacctaggctctgctgtagacacagaaaacaacaccagcgctgagatcaagcGCAGAATAGATTTATTcagctaaccgctgtttctttggactaagaaagcaattgagtggtaaagtcctctctcgagggaccaaagtgtcgctatataagacccttatcatcctcgtcctgatatacggtgcagaagcatggacgatgacaaaagcggatgaaagcaccttgggtcgcttcgagggaaaagttcttcgtgtgatctacggtgccgtatgcatcgaagcggagtggaggagaagatggaacgacatcCTGTAATGGctttacagcgacgtagacttagccagaagggtaaaagtccaacgactaagatagctgggtcacgtggagcgaatggaaaccaatgctccggcgaggaaagtcttcgaatagACACCCACAGAACAGAGCAGTAGAGAAAGACAGCAGATCAGGTAGAGCGCACAAGTAGAAAGTGACCTCggccaacttggagcgcgaaactggagacatctagctagggaccgagctagatggagaagtttggttgaggccctagttcacacaggactgtagcgccaccttaagtaaagtaATAAgcagataagataagataagcaGCGAACGTAATGGTCTTAAGAAACTTGGTGTTATTATCATAAAATGAGTTATGTTGATACGTAGTAATCATTTTCATATCGgaaatggggaataaaaaaaggaataggACCTAAGTGGCTACCATGTGGTACGCCAgaagtaagaagaaaaaagtaggAGAGTAAATCTGAAGCGAACATTACATTTACGGCTTTTTAAGTaagaacaaaatgtattttaacaaaataggtTCGGAGCAAAGCGTTGATAGCTTAAAAAGTTTAAGTCTATGAAACATTTTGTCGAAAGCCTTTCTAATATTAGCAGAGGTAATTTgaagtggtacccgtggcatgatggttagtgcgttggactgtcatgccagaggtcttgggttcgatccctgcctatgccatctaaagtcttttcacgggtactgcctcttgcgaggaattgacaaattctccaagagtaactattgtcatgaaaaagtgctttctcaaaataagccgttcggagtcggcatataaactgtaggtcccctccattcctgacaacattactcgcacacaggaatggttgagagttgtaagtcactaggccttggttctcaacggactgtcgcgccacccaattttttttttttatttttaatttgaagtcaatttcttttttaagtgcCGAGAAAGTAAAAGATACAAACTCCACAAGGTTAGTAGTTGTAGACCtacatttctgaaaaaatttgtcaacgGCAAAGAAgagatttttaatcaaaattttaaatgtcgtAGAAGACattgttaaatgtttaagaCTATTCTTCATTTTGTCCCTATGTAAATCATACTAAAATAGGGAAGAAGACAGATAAAAACCCTTAAATAATTGAACTTACCTTCTTGTAATCGTCCATAAGATTAGTCAAAACCATCGTATTATTACTTTTACTTGCATCCGAAACATAAAACTGTTCATTCATAGTTTTAAGTTGGTGCTTCAAGTTCTGTAACGAAACATtaacacaaaacaaattcaatcaattttaataaaaacaagaaaccattatattgtttatatatttacatCAATCTCTCTCTGACTATTCTCAAACTGCGTCCGCATATCCTGCAAAGCAGATTCCATCGCTCGTAACTGCTCAACTTCGACCATATCTTTTGATTTTGTTCGCAAAGCATCATAACGATTTTCGACAATCTCCAAGTTTTTCTTATAACCTTTAACATTCGACAAAAGCGTTCTTATGTGCAAATCATAACGAATCAATTTTCGTTGATGTTCTTTTTCCAGGACATTTTGCAAAATTCGTTCTTGTTCGGTTTTGTGGAGTTTTTGTGAAGATTTCAATTGATCAATCTCAATTTGCAACTTTTGAATCATATCATCACTTTCTTCGTTGCGCGTCTTAGCCTCCGATTGGAGTTGTTTCAATTGTTTCTTATGGCTTTCTCGCTCGCGGGAGAAATCTTCATTGAATTCTTGTATGAGACGCTCATTTGTTCCAGCAAGATGTGCTATTTCTTTCTGATAATCAGCATTGGCATTTTCTATGGCTTCAATCTGGCTCTCCAAATCACTTATTTTCGAGTTGGTCGTTTTGAGTGTTTCCTTTAAGATTTCGTTCTCTTTTTGTGCAAGGTTGAAGGCTTTTTTGAGACTTTCACTCTGTCGGTGGTAATCTTCATTCAATTGAAtaagttcaatattttgttcttcGAAGAGCTCATTAAGATCATCGAATTCACTGCATGGCACATCGAATATTTTTGGCCTATCAATGGCCGTGAGCAAATTCTCCCATTCCTGTTGTTCGGCATTTAATTGCTCAACTTTATCCGCTTGAAGGGACATCAATTTTTCCATAAGTTTTACTCTATTTTGGCATATTTCTTCCTCCTGCACGACCTTAGCTGTATTACTTGAAATAAGCTTAGCATTCAATTCCTTCTCAGCCAGAAGTTTTGCTTTCAAATCCTCAATTTGTAAGTCTTTTTCGTTAAGTTTCTCGCCACTTTGGTTTGTTTCAACTTTGAGTTTTTGGATTTTATCGATATTGCACTGATTTTCAACTTTCAGTCGATTCATTTCCTGTTGAGTTTTCGAAAGCAGAAATTCAAATTCACTTCCCAGAGTTCGTTGACAATCAAGTTGAGAAGAAATTTCCAATAATTTTTGTCGCAACGATTTTATCTCACGAGTATCTTTGTCTTTTTCAAATTGTAGCTTTTCAACAGTAATCTCTTTCATATCCAACTCGAATTTAGCTGTTTCATATAACTTacatatattttgatatttttcggaAATTTGTTGAATCTCTgctttagtttttcttaaacttatttGCTCTAAGCTTTGACTAgattttaaagaattcaattGACTTTgtaattctttgttttcatttagaattttttcaatCTCCTCGTTGGAGATGATGTTTGTGACAAAAGTTTGTTCTGATTGAGGCTCCTTCGGTGATTCACTTGGAGTGCGAGtgggaatttgttttaattcttgtGAACTttcgaatttttcaatttgagacttttgttgttgtagttttgTTCGAAGTTGCTCAATTTCATACAATTGGTCATTGTAACGTTTTTGCACGATTTGAAAGTCGTTTATTTCTGATTTTAACGAACTTATTGTTTCGTTAAGTTCTTGGATCATTTGctctttttcaaataattctttttgatgttttatttgaaGACCGGAGTCGGCATTTTGGTTTTGGGATAACTCATTTCTTAGCGAATTTATTTCCTGATCTTTGTTGTTGAGTTCAGCAATCTGgaataaaaggaaaacaaataattgtaccaataaaataaaccgatttaaacaaaacctaattattttgtttttaaactaaagaTTTATAGGAACGcagaaatttctcaaaaatcgGCTAACTAGAAGCAAACATTTTTCTGGAATTGCAAATacactttttaaattgataacatTTTGTAGGTAGAAGTGGGAAGGTAGAATTCTGAAAGAAATTATTCCATAACCTAAGATGACAATTTTTGACCTTATCTTAGCATCGAGGCACATCTCTTGAAACGGATCATAAATTCTGTTGCTCGTAAAATAGATGAAACTTGGGATTAGGAAGTCTTAACaattcctgcgtgcgagtaatAGAAGAAATCGAAAAACCTACAATTGTATGTCAATGACTATTTTGAGAAGTACTTTATCATGACATAACTCCCTACAAGAGGCGACATTTGTGAAAAAGGTGGTACAGTGGAGGCCTTACCCACTTCTACTATGTCCGCCAAGGTAAACATTTTAGTTAGGATCGGAGAACTGCCATGCAataaatgggcaggttcagtcGAAGTCTTataaaatgccttagacagactaatactttgggctgatcggtgtggactgggtgttaacccacacaaaacagatttggtcttattttcgaggagatacaaaattccatttcacaaccctccctatattaaaggaatccaattaaaattctcagtcGAAGCTAattacctgggtcttgtctaagaaaaaaagctattagtaataaatggggcttacaacccagaatcacgcattggctatacacatcggtaatcagaccgattttaatgtacggtgtggcagtatggtggattgCCTTAGGGAAAGGTATAAAccgggataagttaaataaaatccaacgtaagcggatcgcttcgcacgaccccatctgcggcactggacactttacctaacacctcttgacatatttagcaaacaaatagctgcaagctctgctattcgcctcaaagcttcgtcgcagtggactaacaacaacattggcaaATGGgtactccgtaattcttaggtatttataatcaattccaaagcacacagacaacaccatcccccaactgcaattcggcAGACATTTCTAAAtgtctatacctcccagatctttctgggaggatagggcattcctggaagatgggtcgattcatttttataaagatggttcaaaaataaaagaagggtttggtggaggtgtgtactctgaacagctgaaattaagtctctcattccgccttcccaatcattgtagcgtattCCAGGCGGatcttttggcgataaaagaaggcttgtcctggcttaaagactTCCATTGAAAACACAAACTAGAATTcgcgaaaataaacaatggtttACTAGAAGGATTAAAGACCTAATAAATCGGAGTGATCTAGCATATCGACGCTGGAAACGTTTCCGTTTAACGAGCTCAGTGTGTTGAACAAATCACTACGAAATAAAGTAGTTCAAGAGGTTAGATGCGCAAAAGTACAATTCTACTCTAAGCGTTTAGATCCGATGGTATTAAACTATGGAACAACCTCGGCCAGCTAGGAATAggtaaacaaagaaataattttcaagctACAATGAATACAAATGAGCTAAACAGTAAATTTTCTTCTACACCTTTATATACTCCAAGAGATCACGTATCTCTGTATTACGGCACTAACTAAAACGCGTTTATACTAGTGGCATTATATAGGTCACCAAGTTGctcaaaaagtgttttttgtgaaaaatttattgaatgggTTGATAAACTTAATGTTCGTTCGGACGAAATACTTATCGTTGGTGACTTTAATATCGACTGGTGTCAGTCAAATATTGAAAGATATGTAAAAACAAAAGGTTTAAAACAACTTGTGAATTCTCCCActagaataaataaatcttcaaaaacgcTAATTGACTTTGCTATtacgaattcaaaaaaaaattacggttaAAACTACCcctgatttcaaaattaccgACCATGAATCTGTTTTaatcaatattaatataaaaataaaaaaaaagagattaaaaAGGAAAAGTTAACGGTGCTGAAATAT
It encodes:
- the LOC129954199 gene encoding interaptin; this encodes MIENHSLNNNEPLPSSSSTPTAENQSQSQNGIGAGSERQNSRRESVSSQISSSTTSPQYDSGNISDLNLNFCPASPSSADDDSISSDSLQQNKINFLLREKDQSLFLALQDVRKLKSELERLSKSEKWYKSELKLQRNSKLEVLEKLYTNERKFTQDNQNLQNERIALHARCSELEKQLQLEKDSAVKLLKQSNSRATTTTSTEDDPKDFVLEQHRQRLADQDQLIDILRNQKRSLLNDLQKLGCERDEIALQMQKNIAQLEDENRTITKRCLQLVESKIALTDEIASKESDWKGMSNEVLDLQIVVRKLQDKLHSHIAELNNKDQEINSLRNELSQNQNADSGLQIKHQKELFEKEQMIQELNETISSLKSEINDFQIVQKRYNDQLYEIEQLRTKLQQQKSQIEKFESSQELKQIPTRTPSESPKEPQSEQTFVTNIISNEEIEKILNENKELQSQLNSLKSSQSLEQISLRKTKAEIQQISEKYQNICKLYETAKFELDMKEITVEKLQFEKDKDTREIKSLRQKLLEISSQLDCQRTLGSEFEFLLSKTQQEMNRLKVENQCNIDKIQKLKVETNQSGEKLNEKDLQIEDLKAKLLAEKELNAKLISSNTAKVVQEEEICQNRVKLMEKLMSLQADKVEQLNAEQQEWENLLTAIDRPKIFDVPCSEFDDLNELFEEQNIELIQLNEDYHRQSESLKKAFNLAQKENEILKETLKTTNSKISDLESQIEAIENANADYQKEIAHLAGTNERLIQEFNEDFSRERESHKKQLKQLQSEAKTRNEESDDMIQKLQIEIDQLKSSQKLHKTEQERILQNVLEKEHQRKLIRYDLHIRTLLSNVKGYKKNLEIVENRYDALRTKSKDMVEVEQLRAMESALQDMRTQFENSQREIDNLKHQLKTMNEQFYVSDASKSNNTMVLTNLMDDYKKLIQQSQISTKRPSTSDIYKLINKSNNFVPKLTNISTAVDKLREDVQQICTVINVTSSGRTESPQLKLSLMDELKLADNK